A genome region from Chryseobacterium sp. G0186 includes the following:
- a CDS encoding bestrophin family protein, translated as MLLNKRISIGYFVRQIKYQIILIVFFAFLIGFLDDISLFKKISIPLSIPALLGTAVSLLLAFRTAQSYERWWEARTVWGAIVNDSRSFIRLVRQFVPELPEESRVFTERQIVWVYALGEALRKQVFSDKVKNYLQSHNITGTNIPNAILDKHSEHIRKIAAEGRISDFKEVQLNEVLMRLCDSMGKCERLKNTVFPRAYSILLHTLIYVFAFLLPFGLEDSQLTVEIATTIIVPIIFITIEKTAIIMQDPFENTPVDTPMTALAHTIEINLLQMIGEKNIPAKRQNDSYFEM; from the coding sequence ATGTTACTCAACAAAAGAATTTCAATAGGATATTTTGTCCGTCAGATTAAGTACCAGATCATATTGATTGTATTTTTTGCTTTTCTTATAGGTTTTTTGGATGATATATCTTTATTTAAAAAAATATCTATTCCATTAAGCATCCCCGCTTTGCTGGGAACGGCAGTGTCATTACTTCTGGCATTCAGAACAGCACAGTCATATGAAAGATGGTGGGAGGCAAGAACCGTATGGGGAGCTATAGTCAATGACTCAAGATCTTTTATAAGATTAGTAAGACAGTTTGTTCCTGAACTACCTGAGGAGAGCAGGGTATTTACAGAAAGACAGATCGTGTGGGTGTATGCATTAGGTGAAGCGTTGAGAAAACAGGTATTTTCAGATAAAGTGAAGAATTATCTGCAGTCCCATAATATTACAGGAACAAATATTCCTAATGCAATTTTGGATAAGCATTCTGAACATATTAGAAAAATTGCTGCAGAAGGTCGTATTTCAGATTTTAAAGAAGTTCAGTTAAATGAGGTTCTTATGAGATTATGTGACAGCATGGGAAAATGCGAGCGTTTGAAAAATACAGTATTTCCAAGAGCTTACAGTATCCTGCTTCATACATTGATTTATGTTTTTGCTTTTTTACTGCCTTTTGGTTTGGAAGATTCTCAGTTGACTGTTGAAATAGCGACTACTATCATTGTCCCTATTATATTTATTACGATAGAGAAAACAGCTATTATCATGCAGGATCCTTTTGAGAATACTCCTGTTGATACGCCAATGACAGCTTTGGCTCACACGATTGAAATTAACCTTCTTCAAATGATTGGTGAGAAAAATATTCCCGCTAAAAGACAGAATGATTCCTATTTTGAAATGTAG
- a CDS encoding cation diffusion facilitator family transporter: MNNDNKNLSASSKHKKNLLIVLCLSGTYMIAEVIGGITTKSLALLADAAHMLTDVVGLFLAFVAIKIGERKATSQKTFGYYRTEILAAVINAVVLLGISLYVLFEAYQRFSSPPEVQSTPMLIVAGIGLVVNIIGIIIIRKDSSESLNMKGAYFEVLSDGLTSIGVMIAGIIMLTTGWYYADPLISAAIGLLIFPRTWKLLKEAINVLLEGTPKDVNIEDLRKSLESINGVKKLHDLHVWSLTSGVNAMSSHVIADRSEDMNILLKTLTEIATTDFKISHTTFQIETEGHKESEAHL, encoded by the coding sequence ATGAATAATGATAATAAAAATCTTTCAGCCTCATCAAAGCACAAAAAGAATCTATTGATTGTACTTTGCTTAAGTGGTACATATATGATTGCAGAAGTAATAGGAGGTATTACAACAAAGAGTCTTGCGTTGTTAGCTGATGCAGCGCACATGTTGACAGATGTGGTAGGGCTATTTTTAGCATTCGTTGCTATCAAGATAGGTGAAAGAAAAGCAACTTCTCAGAAAACTTTTGGTTACTATAGAACAGAGATATTGGCTGCCGTTATTAATGCAGTTGTTTTATTAGGTATTTCTCTATATGTTTTGTTTGAAGCATATCAGAGATTTAGTAGTCCTCCAGAGGTACAAAGTACTCCTATGTTGATTGTAGCTGGGATTGGTTTAGTGGTAAATATCATTGGGATCATAATTATCCGTAAAGATTCTTCTGAGAGTCTAAATATGAAGGGCGCTTATTTTGAAGTTCTTTCAGATGGATTAACATCAATAGGAGTAATGATTGCAGGAATAATAATGTTAACAACAGGTTGGTATTATGCTGATCCATTAATTTCTGCTGCAATAGGTCTTTTAATATTTCCAAGGACTTGGAAACTTTTGAAAGAGGCTATAAATGTCCTCTTAGAAGGTACACCAAAAGATGTCAACATAGAAGATTTACGGAAATCTCTTGAATCCATAAATGGAGTCAAAAAATTACATGACCTGCATGTTTGGTCTCTTACTTCAGGTGTAAATGCAATGAGTTCACATGTCATTGCTGACCGTAGTGAGGATATGAATATTCTACTAAAAACACTTACAGAAATAGCTACTACTGATTTTAAAATTTCTCATACTACTTTTCAAATTGAAACAGAAGGACACAAAGAAAGCGAAGCACATCTTTAA
- a CDS encoding LTA synthase family protein, which yields MSTNRYQNELSKSGIYSFFSAYNNNEINYDHFYQLMDNKDAFKIIKNDLKDSSSIFLQNSFSIERKIKPTTATIQRPNVIMITMESFSADFMKTFGNNQDITPVLDSLAKESVLFTNMYATGTRTVRGMEALSLAIPPTPGNSIVRRKNNDQLTTIGSIFSEQGYDTSFFYGGDGYFDNMNKYFGNNGYNIIDRNRNAFARENYLAPRTSIDDRNITFENAWGICDEDLYNEVIRKSDQQYKSGKPFYDFVMTTSNHRPFTYPDGKIDIPSGSGREGAVKYTDYAIGAFLKKIKNKPWYKNTVIVIVADHCASSAGKNEIDISKYHIPAMIVNLQDKQSLKIDKMCSQIDLYPTLFNFLGWKYTSNLYGKNVISDNYIPRIFVGTYQKLAYMENDDLVILSPQQKVETFKYIQGKNDQIAVLPKPEIIRRAIANYQTAYYLYKNNGLKQNKKNN from the coding sequence TTGAGTACCAACCGCTATCAAAATGAATTGTCAAAATCAGGAATCTATTCATTCTTTTCTGCTTATAATAATAATGAAATCAATTACGATCATTTTTATCAACTTATGGATAATAAGGATGCTTTTAAGATTATTAAAAATGATTTGAAAGACAGCAGTTCAATATTTCTGCAGAACAGTTTCTCAATCGAAAGAAAAATTAAACCTACCACAGCAACTATACAAAGACCTAATGTAATTATGATTACAATGGAAAGTTTCAGTGCAGATTTCATGAAAACTTTTGGAAATAATCAGGATATAACTCCGGTATTGGATTCGCTTGCAAAAGAAAGTGTTTTATTTACAAATATGTATGCTACAGGTACGAGGACGGTTCGAGGAATGGAAGCTCTCTCTCTCGCAATACCACCTACACCAGGTAATAGTATCGTCAGACGAAAAAATAATGACCAGCTGACAACAATAGGGTCAATTTTCAGTGAGCAGGGTTATGATACAAGTTTTTTTTACGGAGGGGACGGATATTTTGATAATATGAACAAGTATTTTGGGAATAACGGATATAACATTATTGATAGAAACAGAAATGCATTTGCAAGGGAAAACTATCTTGCGCCAAGAACTTCAATCGATGATAGAAATATTACTTTCGAAAACGCATGGGGGATATGTGACGAGGATCTTTACAATGAGGTAATCAGAAAATCAGATCAGCAATATAAAAGTGGCAAACCCTTCTACGACTTTGTTATGACTACGTCAAATCACCGACCGTTCACCTATCCGGATGGTAAAATTGATATTCCCTCTGGTTCAGGAAGAGAAGGAGCAGTTAAATATACAGATTATGCAATAGGAGCATTTCTGAAAAAGATAAAAAATAAGCCATGGTATAAAAATACTGTTATTGTTATTGTTGCAGACCACTGTGCTAGCAGCGCCGGGAAAAATGAAATTGATATATCAAAATACCACATTCCCGCGATGATTGTAAATCTTCAGGACAAGCAGTCTTTGAAAATCGATAAAATGTGTTCTCAAATTGATTTGTATCCTACTTTATTTAACTTTTTAGGATGGAAATATACAAGCAATCTGTATGGGAAAAATGTAATTAGCGACAACTATATTCCCAGAATATTTGTGGGAACTTACCAAAAACTTGCCTATATGGAGAATGATGATCTCGTCATCCTTTCACCCCAACAAAAAGTTGAGACTTTTAAATATATACAAGGAAAAAACGATCAGATTGCTGTATTACCTAAGCCGGAAATAATAAGAAGGGCAATTGCCAATTATCAAACAGCCTATTACCTTTATAAAAATAATGGTTTGAAGCAGAATAAAAAAAATAATTGA
- a CDS encoding MgtC/SapB family protein, with the protein MNMDLRFELIIAAKLFLSIVLGCIIGFERETSHKDAGIRTFGAITLASCLFVAIASHLTDDKSAIARMLAAIATGLGFIGAGLSFKDKSNSLMGLTTSSALWATAAVGSAVALNMYVLAIFSTVLIYILLSLNKFTWFRKIIKSNISNKSKHDEGNDV; encoded by the coding sequence ATGAATATGGATCTCCGCTTTGAGTTAATTATTGCAGCTAAACTCTTTTTGTCAATAGTATTAGGTTGTATTATAGGTTTTGAGAGGGAAACATCCCATAAAGATGCGGGAATCAGAACTTTTGGTGCAATTACCTTGGCTTCGTGTCTGTTTGTTGCAATTGCATCTCACCTTACAGATGATAAATCTGCTATTGCACGAATGCTCGCTGCGATAGCAACGGGACTCGGCTTTATCGGCGCAGGTTTGAGCTTTAAGGATAAAAGCAACAGTCTTATGGGGCTGACAACATCATCTGCCTTATGGGCTACGGCGGCAGTCGGCTCTGCAGTTGCTCTCAATATGTATGTACTGGCTATATTTTCTACCGTTTTAATTTACATATTATTATCTCTTAATAAATTCACATGGTTTAGAAAGATAATAAAAAGTAATATTTCAAACAAAAGTAAGCATGATGAAGGAAACGACGTTTAG
- a CDS encoding heavy metal translocating P-type ATPase — translation MEHIHKYDAEGKQLCCSAQEEKIDKKADNLLEKSKHTANDGHDHDHNDEDGHDHGSTDKTIFQMFLPSVISLVLLLTGIVFDNYVKIEWFNGWIRTIWYVAAYAPVGLPVIKEAIESIVKGDVFSEFLLMTIATVGAFIIAEYPEGVAVMLFYAVGETFQTLAVTRAKSNIKALLDQRPDEVTILENNIPKTIKAAQAKIGEIIQLKPGEKLALDGELLSDSASFNTAALTGESKPDTKSKGESVLAGMINLTSVAQVKITTAYEDSKLSKILELVQNATSQKAPTELFIRKFARIYTPIVVLLAILICVVPYFIVDDYVFRDWLYRALVFLVISCPCALVISIPLGYFGGIGAASRNGILFKGSNFLDKIAEIQNVVMDKTGTMTEGVFKVQEVKILPGFDQDEILKLVNALESKSTHPVATAIHEYVGEIDSSINLENTEEIAGHGLIATVNGKDLLVGNFKLMDKFNIKYDIDPSTIVYTIIAIAYEGKFAGLITIADSIKEDAGITIKKLHNLNVKVTMLSGDKSSVVKYVAHKIGIDNAFGDLLPEDKVNKVKEIKARKESVAFVGDGVNDAPVVALSDVGIAMGGLGSDATIETADVVIQDDKPSKIPIAINIGKQTKKIVWQNIILAFVVKAIVLVLGAGGLATMWEAVFADVGVSLIAILNAVRIQKMKFE, via the coding sequence ATGGAACACATTCACAAGTATGACGCAGAGGGCAAACAGCTATGCTGCTCTGCACAAGAGGAAAAGATTGATAAAAAGGCTGATAATCTCCTGGAAAAATCGAAACATACAGCGAACGACGGGCATGATCATGATCATAACGATGAAGACGGGCACGACCACGGAAGCACGGATAAGACTATTTTTCAAATGTTTTTACCATCAGTAATATCACTGGTGCTTCTATTAACGGGAATAGTATTTGATAATTACGTGAAAATTGAATGGTTTAATGGATGGATTAGGACAATATGGTATGTGGCTGCTTATGCTCCTGTTGGCCTTCCTGTTATAAAAGAAGCTATTGAAAGTATCGTAAAAGGTGATGTCTTTTCGGAATTTTTACTGATGACCATTGCTACTGTCGGCGCATTTATTATCGCAGAATATCCTGAAGGTGTTGCTGTAATGTTGTTCTATGCTGTAGGAGAGACCTTTCAAACTCTCGCAGTTACAAGGGCTAAGAGTAATATTAAAGCTTTACTTGACCAGCGCCCAGATGAGGTTACAATTTTGGAGAATAATATTCCTAAAACTATAAAAGCTGCACAAGCTAAAATAGGAGAGATTATTCAATTGAAACCTGGTGAAAAATTAGCGTTGGACGGTGAATTGCTAAGTGATTCGGCATCCTTTAACACCGCTGCTTTAACAGGCGAAAGTAAACCAGATACGAAAAGCAAAGGGGAGTCAGTTTTAGCAGGAATGATCAATCTGACGAGCGTCGCACAAGTAAAAATCACTACTGCTTACGAAGATAGTAAATTAAGTAAGATTTTGGAATTGGTACAGAATGCCACATCACAAAAAGCACCTACAGAACTTTTTATCAGAAAATTTGCTCGTATATATACACCTATAGTCGTCTTATTGGCAATTTTAATCTGCGTTGTACCATATTTCATTGTTGATGATTATGTATTTAGAGATTGGTTGTATCGTGCGCTGGTATTTTTAGTGATCTCATGCCCTTGTGCATTGGTAATATCGATTCCTTTAGGATATTTCGGAGGGATTGGTGCCGCAAGCAGAAATGGGATTTTATTTAAAGGAAGTAATTTTCTCGATAAAATTGCTGAGATACAAAACGTTGTAATGGACAAAACCGGAACAATGACTGAAGGTGTTTTTAAAGTTCAGGAAGTTAAAATTCTGCCAGGTTTTGACCAGGACGAAATTCTTAAGCTGGTAAATGCACTGGAGAGTAAGTCAACGCATCCTGTCGCAACCGCTATTCATGAGTATGTTGGAGAAATTGATAGTTCTATCAATCTTGAGAATACGGAAGAAATTGCAGGTCACGGTCTTATAGCGACTGTGAACGGAAAAGATTTGTTGGTAGGTAATTTTAAGCTAATGGATAAATTCAATATTAAATATGATATTGACCCTTCCACAATTGTTTATACTATCATCGCAATAGCATATGAAGGAAAATTTGCTGGCCTTATTACTATTGCAGACAGCATAAAAGAAGATGCAGGGATTACAATCAAAAAACTTCATAATCTTAATGTTAAGGTGACCATGCTCAGTGGGGATAAGAGTAGTGTGGTTAAATATGTTGCGCATAAGATAGGAATTGATAATGCTTTTGGAGATTTACTTCCGGAAGACAAAGTCAATAAAGTTAAAGAGATTAAAGCAAGAAAAGAGAGCGTTGCATTTGTTGGTGACGGGGTAAATGATGCACCAGTGGTTGCATTGAGTGACGTAGGAATTGCTATGGGTGGATTAGGAAGTGATGCGACTATTGAAACAGCCGATGTCGTAATTCAGGATGATAAACCGTCAAAAATTCCTATTGCAATTAATATTGGCAAACAGACAAAAAAGATAGTTTGGCAGAATATCATCCTAGCATTTGTAGTGAAAGCAATTGTACTTGTTCTGGGAGCCGGAGGGCTGGCAACGATGTGGGAAGCTGTTTTTGCTGATGTAGGAGTTTCACTTATTGCTATTCTGAATGCCGTAAGAATTCAGAAAATGAAATTTGAATAA
- a CDS encoding phosphatase PAP2 family protein, translating into MTNLFKKYMLIILMQICCLASAQDSLKLNTVDYYDSLEVSDLKHHQLSYKKLIIPASLITAGAISFAVPQMKEIDRDVRGEVNEHNLSNSKLDNYTQYVPAAMVYALNLAGMKGKHNFKERTIIFATSQALTAAIVLPSKKLIGEERPDKSNNMSFPSGHAAVAFSTAHFLFREYKDTNYWLGISGYSFAVFTSVYRVINNKHWVTDVFAGAGVGILSTELAYWLYPKINSLFNISKGKSASMISPFYQKFDKTNMMGLNYQLSF; encoded by the coding sequence ATGACAAATTTATTCAAAAAATATATGCTCATAATATTGATGCAGATTTGTTGTTTAGCCTCAGCACAAGACAGTCTGAAGTTAAATACTGTAGATTACTATGATTCTTTAGAGGTATCTGATCTGAAACATCATCAATTAAGTTACAAGAAATTAATTATCCCGGCAAGCTTGATTACAGCCGGAGCCATCAGTTTTGCTGTTCCTCAGATGAAAGAAATAGATCGTGATGTTAGGGGAGAAGTGAACGAACATAATTTGTCCAATTCAAAACTGGATAATTATACACAGTACGTCCCTGCTGCAATGGTGTATGCCTTGAATTTAGCAGGGATGAAGGGTAAACATAATTTTAAAGAAAGAACAATTATTTTTGCAACCAGCCAGGCTTTGACAGCGGCTATTGTACTTCCAAGTAAGAAATTAATCGGAGAAGAGCGACCTGATAAATCCAATAATATGTCGTTTCCTTCGGGACATGCTGCTGTTGCCTTTTCGACTGCCCACTTTTTATTCCGTGAATATAAGGACACCAATTACTGGCTTGGAATATCGGGATATTCATTTGCGGTTTTTACAAGTGTATACCGGGTAATCAATAACAAACATTGGGTAACTGATGTATTTGCAGGTGCTGGAGTTGGGATATTGTCAACAGAACTAGCTTATTGGTTATATCCCAAAATCAATTCTTTGTTTAACATCAGCAAGGGTAAGTCTGCTTCGATGATTTCGCCATTTTATCAAAAATTTGATAAAACGAATATGATGGGGCTAAACTATCAATTGTCCTTTTAA
- a CDS encoding endonuclease produces MKKLLLNLLTGFVFCTISAQAPTNYYDGTAGLSGATLKSKLKTIITNGHQDKGYAGLLNAFQTTDRDYFYENDGTVMDMYSENPLGSDPYNYNHGSNQCGNYSSEGDCYNREHVVPQSLFNQNLPMRSDVHFVTPTDGKVNGMRSNYPFGKVGTVSFTSLNGSKLGSSASAGYAGTVFEPIDEFKGDIARMILYFVTRYETQLSGFSNGNILGSVAFPGLQTWELKQLLAWNDGDPVSAFEIARNNAAFTYQGNRNPYIDRPEFVALIWGAYMGVDDVSSISKNLTIVPNPVRGNVLRVTGEKDLKKFKIALIINSAGQNVQTIEKPFENGNTVNLKNLPKGVYFLKLDNSNTKFIIED; encoded by the coding sequence ATGAAAAAATTATTACTAAATCTTTTGACGGGCTTTGTATTTTGTACAATCTCTGCACAAGCACCAACGAATTATTATGACGGAACAGCAGGTCTTTCTGGAGCAACCCTAAAATCAAAACTTAAAACAATAATTACCAATGGGCACCAAGACAAAGGGTATGCAGGATTATTAAATGCATTTCAAACTACAGACCGAGATTATTTTTATGAAAACGACGGAACTGTAATGGATATGTATTCAGAAAATCCACTTGGATCAGATCCATACAACTATAACCACGGTTCTAACCAGTGTGGTAATTACAGCAGTGAAGGAGATTGTTATAACAGGGAGCACGTAGTACCACAAAGCTTATTTAATCAAAACTTACCAATGAGATCTGATGTCCATTTTGTGACACCAACTGATGGCAAAGTAAACGGAATGCGATCAAATTACCCATTTGGAAAAGTAGGAACGGTTTCTTTTACTTCATTAAATGGCTCAAAATTAGGAAGTTCGGCTTCCGCAGGCTACGCAGGTACTGTTTTTGAACCAATAGATGAATTTAAGGGAGATATTGCAAGAATGATTTTATATTTTGTAACAAGATATGAAACACAACTTTCTGGTTTCAGCAATGGAAACATTTTAGGCTCTGTGGCATTTCCAGGTCTTCAAACTTGGGAACTCAAACAATTACTTGCGTGGAATGATGGAGATCCAGTCTCAGCTTTTGAAATAGCACGAAATAATGCAGCTTTCACATATCAGGGAAATAGGAATCCATATATAGACCGCCCTGAATTTGTTGCGCTGATTTGGGGAGCTTATATGGGTGTAGATGATGTTTCATCAATATCTAAAAATCTAACCATTGTTCCAAATCCAGTTAGAGGAAATGTCTTAAGAGTAACTGGCGAAAAAGATTTGAAAAAATTTAAAATTGCATTAATTATTAATTCTGCTGGACAAAATGTTCAAACAATTGAAAAACCATTTGAGAATGGGAATACAGTTAATTTGAAAAATCTACCAAAAGGAGTTTATTTTCTTAAATTAGATAATAGCAATACAAAATTTATTATAGAAGATTAA
- a CDS encoding di-heme oxidoredictase family protein, which yields MSKRYLSVFVLCYLVFIIVQACDNLHPEAIDEGELLDGPIEGLSYAENQQFLKGDIAFNDEIFTVEKGLGPTFVATSCGSCHAGDGKGTPFSTLTRFGQVDETGNLFLHLGGPQLQNRAIPGFTPETIPFGATFSKFTPPANTGLGFIELVSDTDILAMADPFDADNDGISGVPNYIVLPGYQAPFPFAIPKEGKYIGRFGKKASTYSLLQQTVNAYNQDMGIASTFNPQDVYSGMNIDPEVSDKTIADVVFYLRTLKTPIQRDPENNSVKQGQALFTQISCIKCHVPELKTSSSSISALSNKKFYPYTDLLLHDMGNALDDGYTEGSAKTYEWRTPALWGLGLSPKSQGGQYFLMHDGRAKSIEEAIQLHGGEATNSKNKYMQLLSQEKEAIIKFLKSL from the coding sequence GTGAGTAAAAGATATTTATCTGTTTTTGTACTTTGCTATCTTGTTTTTATTATCGTGCAGGCTTGTGATAACCTTCATCCGGAAGCAATAGACGAAGGTGAATTACTAGATGGTCCAATTGAGGGTTTGTCTTATGCTGAAAACCAGCAATTTTTAAAAGGAGATATAGCTTTTAATGATGAAATTTTCACAGTTGAAAAAGGGCTTGGGCCTACATTTGTAGCAACAAGTTGCGGCAGTTGTCATGCCGGTGACGGAAAGGGCACACCTTTTTCTACGCTGACTCGTTTTGGGCAGGTTGACGAAACAGGTAATTTATTTTTACATTTAGGTGGTCCCCAATTACAGAATAGAGCGATACCGGGTTTTACTCCGGAGACAATTCCTTTCGGAGCGACATTTTCCAAATTTACTCCGCCTGCAAATACAGGATTGGGTTTTATTGAATTGGTATCCGATACAGATATCTTGGCAATGGCTGATCCTTTTGATGCAGATAATGATGGGATTTCAGGAGTTCCAAATTACATAGTGCTTCCAGGGTATCAAGCGCCATTCCCCTTTGCTATCCCAAAAGAAGGAAAGTATATTGGACGATTTGGTAAAAAAGCATCCACATACAGCTTACTTCAACAGACTGTTAATGCCTATAATCAAGATATGGGCATTGCTTCAACATTTAATCCTCAAGATGTTTATTCAGGAATGAACATTGACCCAGAGGTCTCTGACAAAACCATTGCAGATGTCGTATTTTATCTGCGTACATTAAAAACGCCGATTCAACGAGATCCAGAAAACAATAGTGTTAAGCAGGGGCAGGCTCTATTTACCCAAATAAGTTGCATTAAATGCCATGTCCCGGAATTAAAAACTTCATCATCTTCAATTTCAGCATTATCAAATAAAAAGTTTTACCCATACACAGATCTATTGCTTCATGATATGGGCAATGCTTTGGATGATGGATATACAGAAGGATCTGCAAAGACCTATGAATGGCGTACTCCTGCATTGTGGGGACTGGGTTTATCACCAAAATCACAAGGGGGGCAATATTTCTTAATGCATGATGGTAGAGCAAAAAGTATAGAGGAAGCTATACAACTGCATGGTGGAGAAGCTACAAATAGCAAAAATAAATACATGCAGTTATTATCTCAGGAGAAAGAAGCTATTATTAAATTTTTAAAATCATTATAA
- a CDS encoding Rieske (2Fe-2S) protein, which translates to MDRLEFIKKCGFACLGLTALPIVLSGCISNKIVAGTIEEDYIILPLVDFVEAKYPDKKRSYVIIQNDILKYPICVFRFSETEYEALWMQCSHQGSQLQVFGDKLQCPAHGSEFTNKGHVQNGPADRALRKFPVYIEFDFLKISLKKPV; encoded by the coding sequence GTGGACAGACTTGAATTTATAAAAAAATGTGGTTTTGCCTGTTTGGGGCTTACTGCACTTCCTATCGTTCTTTCAGGGTGTATAAGCAATAAAATAGTTGCTGGAACAATTGAAGAAGATTACATTATATTGCCTTTGGTAGATTTTGTGGAAGCAAAATATCCAGATAAAAAACGTTCTTATGTCATCATTCAAAATGATATCCTGAAATATCCTATCTGCGTATTTCGTTTTTCAGAAACCGAATATGAGGCACTATGGATGCAATGTAGCCATCAGGGAAGCCAATTACAAGTGTTTGGAGACAAGCTCCAATGTCCTGCACACGGTAGCGAATTTACCAATAAAGGGCATGTACAAAATGGCCCTGCTGATAGGGCACTAAGAAAATTTCCGGTGTACATAGAATTCGATTTTTTGAAAATTTCTTTAAAGAAACCCGTATGA
- a CDS encoding DUF3347 domain-containing protein, whose protein sequence is MKSLSKIMVVIAVLLSSINSFAQLKNAKTETVKIYGNCGMCKATIEKAGNVNKVASVEWNEDTKIAKLTYDSGKTNQDEILKRIALAGYDSEKFLAPDDVYAKLSGCCQYSRELKPVAKSNDAGMDMKNEHANHNEMATTKTADAQNAPQLKTIFDNYFSVKDALVKTDAGNSSTKAAELVKAIKAIEMVKLSTEEHTVWMKVMKDLTSNTEKIAASKNVAQQKEAFALLSKNMYELAKASKQEIPVYYQHCPMYNNGKGANWLSKEEAIKNPYYGSKMLTCGSVQEIINNK, encoded by the coding sequence ATGAAATCATTATCAAAAATAATGGTGGTAATCGCCGTATTACTATCATCAATAAACAGTTTCGCACAACTCAAGAATGCGAAAACAGAAACCGTGAAAATTTACGGCAATTGCGGTATGTGTAAAGCCACTATCGAAAAAGCAGGCAATGTGAATAAGGTAGCCAGTGTAGAATGGAATGAAGACACAAAAATAGCTAAACTCACTTATGACAGCGGTAAGACCAATCAGGATGAAATATTGAAACGTATTGCTTTGGCAGGCTATGACAGCGAAAAGTTTTTAGCTCCGGATGATGTGTATGCTAAACTTTCAGGATGTTGTCAATACAGCAGGGAATTAAAACCGGTCGCAAAATCTAATGATGCAGGTATGGATATGAAAAACGAACACGCAAATCATAACGAAATGGCAACAACAAAAACTGCCGATGCCCAAAATGCACCACAATTGAAAACTATTTTTGATAATTATTTTTCAGTGAAAGATGCTTTGGTAAAAACTGATGCAGGCAATTCATCCACAAAAGCTGCCGAATTGGTGAAAGCCATCAAAGCGATAGAAATGGTAAAACTTTCTACCGAAGAGCATACCGTTTGGATGAAAGTAATGAAAGACTTGACTTCAAATACCGAAAAGATTGCTGCTTCTAAAAATGTTGCACAACAAAAGGAAGCATTCGCTTTGCTTTCTAAGAATATGTATGAGTTGGCTAAGGCATCAAAGCAGGAGATCCCTGTATATTATCAGCATTGCCCGATGTATAATAACGGGAAAGGAGCAAATTGGCTGAGCAAGGAAGAAGCGATTAAGAATCCATATTATGGCTCTAAAATGCTTACCTGTGGCAGCGTACAAGAAATCATAAACAACAAATAA
- a CDS encoding DUF305 domain-containing protein, with product MEGIENKHEMQPSIKNEVHSVKHSLAMYKRFAIMAVVMFAAMYFIMYAMIDGLNNLIPNINNLYMTLLMVSAMLIIELWIMKGMYENTKINWSIIILSAAIGIFSWFGIRKQLFVGDNEFVKGMIPHHAAAVLMSEKANLTDPELIQLQKDILKTQAEEIEFMKRKLKEFENK from the coding sequence ATGGAAGGTATTGAAAACAAACACGAAATGCAACCTAGTATTAAAAATGAAGTACATAGTGTTAAACATTCTTTGGCAATGTACAAACGCTTTGCAATTATGGCGGTTGTTATGTTCGCAGCAATGTATTTTATAATGTATGCAATGATTGATGGATTAAACAATCTTATACCCAACATTAATAATTTATATATGACTTTGCTAATGGTTTCTGCAATGTTGATAATAGAATTATGGATAATGAAGGGTATGTACGAAAACACGAAAATCAATTGGAGTATTATCATACTTTCAGCTGCAATAGGTATCTTTTCATGGTTTGGTATTCGGAAGCAGTTATTTGTTGGTGATAATGAATTTGTAAAAGGTATGATCCCACACCATGCAGCGGCAGTATTAATGTCTGAAAAAGCAAACCTTACTGACCCCGAACTGATACAGTTGCAAAAAGACATACTCAAAACCCAAGCAGAAGAAATCGAATTTATGAAGCGAAAGCTTAAAGAATTTGAAAATAAATAA